A DNA window from Brassica napus cultivar Da-Ae chromosome C1, Da-Ae, whole genome shotgun sequence contains the following coding sequences:
- the LOC106433620 gene encoding protein TIME FOR COFFEE isoform X1, whose translation MDRNREARRVPMAAAATGNALSRRRHRAGSFRDSPEEEGPVELPEAARLRDRGGSGKKERDRERDRERERERERERDRLNSRSKRRRGERLMMVHGDESSEESVNDDEEYDDVKMLPPPASNNISPASFSSSLSNHHHHQRKNFPPPPSKTFRSPPSPAPVSWKAADEMIGVSVPRKARSACTKRPHESWASSATGGGLLASGEQSHRQISTSPAPTSPSSSTVSVHRKKMPSGTKQKPLPPKSSSGKVSFPVAVQDEIEIEIAEVLYGMMRMPLATSKQESATKEGGAKTTVDVKSKVSSPISNSQTVLQSSTITLAANSSSYNVVPAIAPKKKKPRHVRYDDENSPSLPSRAIKSEAEAPSKSQVPSVDQLKRSGSAEESSSVFDSTYPQARDSTAALDSGSAEKKESNLSNEETVMPKVESSSGVRSDGDGATTISGAKPSSLEKEKFEIDLMAPPPVRSSSERGGEMEGAAAEAKPKATELETEDGGNATVFESEEKRPRSTVGETEPHKPERSYELKLDLDKSDHVGVINKHHVQKQPQQQQQPSVPDKTAQAGTLPMHMSMPGWPGGHPTMGYMPPTQIVPTDTSSLSSAAIQPPPHLLFNQPRPKRCATHCYIARNIQSHQQFTKMNPFWPAAAGSAPLYGTQACNLSLMPPTELQGTVLGRSSNPVPDQNSQSTSKSSDTAQRNQILLQQALPQGATNNIMQGPTFIFPVGQQPHTAATSVRPPSGNTASPGATATANSMNGSASATPAGTPTMTFSYPGMPGNETQYLAIMQNNGYPFPVPAHVGASPAYRGAPGQPIPFFNGSFYPSQMIQPSFSQPQKQQQQAGQMLQSHPPSNQNGSVSIGSSAAQKHLQNQQRRPLINPGNSQGFPTHKVQSQPLSFQQRQPRENATQHSETVGGDSPSTADSRGSRSSVAYGQNYGMQMQPPNLGLMSSAAPGGGVVVSSSNHGEKKSQQVSKAGVESFPSQGYAMTFATFNGVNSTPSLNMSSVGQNHAIFHSMPEAARQGYQMMAANVAAQAAQQKMNYSAPSDDGKSGSNATANTREEQRKTGGATGKTSAVNGAQSIAFSNQHDLADTSVSAVTSGSIVDTSRLLNHGSTQPQSSSSVLTSHQQQQLQHLQHQHQQQQQQQHMQRSQLQQPYTTMYLQKQQRYATSVAASAARTKGPVASNGSGFADHNISVSPAGSAKFTNANTGFPQNLVQSSSTQVQSPQWKNNSPRTSNTSQAQSPSILSPSSSAAAASSVRNVSHKQQSRPQQSQISFASNSKPMASGSPMQQVQGGTNNQAPSPPMLVGSPSTSSVSKSAGGSPRTAASASSAVNKAGQASSTTPSSSQPSKNLQSASAASSAGGRNNGPSVLGNPTTSSGSKSQQQQQQLPKHGLQQQAQLFFSNPYMQSQHQHQQITISPSGGYYIQRHQQQPGSSAAACPPVTLSGCTTGAVTATSDPAKAIAAAATATAAASNMKGGGGGMGKTQQHQLVPPGFPYVHAVPSAVQVKPVDQKQQAGE comes from the exons ATGGATAGAAATAGAGAAGCTAGAAGAGTACCCATGGCGGCGGCGGCTACCGGAAACGCCTTGTCACGACGGAGACATAGAGCCGGAAGCTTTAGAGATTCTCCAG AGGAGGAAGGTCCGGTGGAGCTACCGGAGGCGGCGAGGCTGAGAGATCGAGGAGGGAGTGGGAAGAAGGAACGAGATCGGGAACGCGatagggagagggagagggaaaGGGAACGGGAGAGAGATCGGTTAAACAGCCGGAGCAAAAGGAGGAGAGGAGAACGGTTGATGATGGTTCACGGCGACGAAAGCTCGGAAGAGAGTGTCAACGACGATGAAGAATATGACGACGTGAAGATGCTTCCTCCTCCGGCGAGTAATAATATCTCCCCCGCCTCGTTTTCATCGTCTCTTTCGAATCATCACCACCACCAGAGGAAGAACTTTCCGCCGCCACCGTCGAAAACTTTCAGATCGCCTCCTTCTCCGGCGCCGGTGTCTTGGAAGGCGGCTGATGAGATGATCGGCGTATCGGTTCCTAGAAAAGCTCGGTCAG CTTGTACAAAGAGGCCACATGAGTCATGGGCGTCTAGTGCCACCGGCGGTGGTTTACTTGCTTCCGGAGAGCAGAGCCACCGCCAAATATCGACTTCTCCAGCTCCTACATCTCCTTCTTCATCCACTGTTTCAGTCCACCGGAAAAAGATG CCGTCAGGGACGAAACAGAAGCCACTCCCGCCCAAGTCATCATCTGGCAAAGTGTCATTTCCGGTCGCTGTTCAAGACGAGATAGAGATCGAGATCGCGGAGGTGTTGTACGGGATGATGAGGATGCCTCTCGCGACGTCAAAACAAGAATCAGCCACTAAAGAGGGAGGTGCAAAAACAACTGTAGATGTCAAGTCCAAAGTATCTTCACCGATCTCCAATTCTCAAACGGTTCTTCAGTCTTCCACCATCACACTTGCTGCTAATTCGAGCTCGTATAATGTTGTGCCTGCCATTG CTCCTAAAAAAAAGAAGCCGAGGCATGTCAGATACGACGACGAGAACAGTCCCAGCTTACCATCACGCGCCATTAAATCTGAAGCAGAAGCTCCATCAAAGAGTCAAGTTCCTTCCGTTGATCAGCTCAAGAGATCAGGATCTGCTGAAGAAAGCAGCTCAGTATTCGATTCGACCTATCCACAGGCCAGAGACAGCACGGCAGCGTTAGATTCGGGATCAGCTGAGAAGAAAGAAAGCAATCTGTCCAATGAGGAAACAGTAATGCCGAAAGTTGAATCTTCCTCAGGAGTTAGATCGGATGGTGACGGAGCTACTACCATTTCAGGAGCTAAACC AAGCTCACTGGAGAAGGAGAAGTTTGAGATAGATCTGATG GCCCCACCGCCGGTTAGATCGTCATCGGAGAGAGGCGGTGAGATGGAAGGTGCGGCAGCAGAAGCTAAACCTAAAGCCACGGAATTGGAAACG GAAGATGGAGGTAATGCGACGGTTTTCGAGTCTGAAGAGAAGAGACCTAGAAGTACGGTGGGGGAAACTGAACCTCATAAGCCAGAGAGGAGTTATGAACTTAAACTCGACTTGGATAAATCTGATCACGTGGGTGTGATAAACAAGCATCATGTTCAGAAACagccacaacaacaacaacaaccatctgtTCCAGATAAAACAG CTCAAGCTGGCACTTTACCTATGCATATGTCAATGCCTGGCTGGCCTGGGGGTCATCCTACAATggg ATACATGCCGCCAACGCAAATTGTCCCTACGGATACTAGTTCTTTATCGTCTGCGGCAATTCAG CCTCCTCCGCATTTACTTTTTAACCAACCGAGGCCTAAGAGATGTGCAACACACTGCTATATCGCTCGGAATATTCAATCTCACCAGCAATTCACAAAGATGAATCCGTTCTGGCCTGCAGCAGCAGGATCAGCTCCATTGTATGGGACCCAGGCCTGCAATCTCAGTCTTATGCCTCCCACAGAACTTCAGGGGACTGTTTTGGGAAGAAGTTCCAATCCTGTTCCGGATCAGAACTCTCAATCTACTTCCAAAAGCTCAGATACAGCTCAGAGAAATCAAATTTTGCTCCAGCAAGCTCTGCCTCAAGGAGCAACGAATAACATCATG CAGGGTCCGACATTCATTTTCCCCGTGGGCCAACAGCCTCACACAGCTGCTACATCTGTTAGACCTCCTAGTGGCAACACAGCTTCTCCTGGTGCGACAGCTACTGCGAACTCCATGAATGGCTCTGCTTCAGCTACTCCAGCTGGTACCCCAACAATGACCTTCAGCTATCCGGGCATGCCAGGCAATGAAACGCAGTATCTGGCCATCATGCAGAATAATGGCTATCCATTTCCAGTCCCAGCACATGTTGGTGCATCACCTGCTTACAGAGGAGCTCCTGGCCAGCCGATACCATTTTTTAATGGTTCGTTCTACCCCTCCCAAATGATCCAGCCTTCATTTTCTCAGCCACAGAAGCAGCAACAGCAAGCTGGTCAAATGCTCCAGAGCCATCCTCCGAGTAACCAAAATGGAAGTGTTTCTATTGGTTCCTCAGCAGCACAAAAGCATCTGCAGAACCAACAGCGGAGACCACTGATAAATCCCGGGAACTCCCAAGGATTTCCAACTCACAAAGTTCAATCTCAGCCTTTGAGTTTCCAGCAGAGGCAACCTAGAGAAAATGCGACTCAACATAGCGAGACTGTAGGAGGAGACAGCCCATCAACCGCTGATAGCCGGGGTTCTCGTTCAAGTGTTGCCTATGGCCAGAACTATGGTATGCAGATGCAACCACCCAACTTGGGTTTGATGAGTTCAGCAGCCCCAGGTGGTGGAGTTGTCGTATCCTCTAGCAATCATGGTGAAAAGAAATCACAACAGGTCTCAAAGGCTGGTGTGGAATCGTTTCCGTCTCAGGGGTATGCCATGACTTTTGCGACATTCAACGGGGTTAATAGTACTCCTTCCCTGAACATGTCATCAGTTGGTCAAAATCACGCTATCTTCCACAGCATGCCGGAAGCAGCTAGGCAAGGTTATCAAATGATGGCAGCGAATGTTGCTGCTCAAGCAGCCCAGCAGAAAATGAACTACAGTGCTCCTTCAGATGATGGAAAATCGGGGTCTAATGCTACTGCTAATACGAGGGAAGAACAAAGGAAAACAGGAGGAGCAACAGGGAAAACGAGTGCTGTGAATGGTGCGCAGTCTATTGCTTTCTCTAACCAACACGACTTAGCTGATACATCTGTTTCTGCTGTAACGAGTGGTAGCATCGTTGATACATCCCGTTTGCTCAACCATGGTTCTACTCAACCGCAGAGTTCCAGTTCTGTGCTGACGTCTCATCAGCAGCAGCAGCTGCAGCATTTGCAACACCAAcatcagcagcagcagcagcagcagcataTGCAACGGAGTCAATTGCAGCAACCTTACACCACCATGTATCTCCAGAAGCAGCAACGGTATGCAACTTCAGTCGCTGCTTCTGCTGCTAGAACCAAAGGGCCTGTGGCGAGTAACGGGAGTGGTTTCGCTGATCATAATATCTCTGTATCACCCGCCGGAAGCGCTAAGTTTACAAATGCCAATACAGGATTTCCTCAAAACCTTGTCCAGTCAAGCAGCACTCAAGTGCAGTCTCCTCAGTGGAAAAACAATTCACCCAGGACATCCAACACTTCCCAAGCGCAGTCTCCGTCCATACTGTCGCCATCATCGTCTGCTGCCGCTGCATCGTCTGTAAGAAACGTATCGCATAAACAGCAAAGCCGTCCCCAGCAGTCGCAGATATCTTTTGCATCAAACTCAAAACCTATGGCGTCTGGTTCGCCAATGCAGCAGGTGCAAGGAGGCACCAACAACCAGGCTCCGTCTCCACCAATGTTAGTTGGGTCACCTTCAACGTCTTCCGTCTCGAAAAGCGCGGGTGGGAGCCCAAGAACAGCTGCTTCGGCTTCATCAGCGGTGAACAAAGCTGGACAAGCTTCCTCTACTACTCCCTCATCATCTCAGCCGTCCAAGAACTTGCAGTCTGCATCCGCAGCTTCTTCCGCTGGTGGAAGGAACAACGGTCCTTCAGTTCTGGGAAACCCCACCACAAGCTCTGGATCCAAGTctcaacaacaacagcaacagtTGCCAAAGCATGGGTTGCAGCAGCAAGCCCAGCTTTTCTTCTCtaatccttatatgcaatctcAGCATCAACATCAACAGATCACTATATCTCCTTCTGGTGGTTATTACATTCAAAGACATCAGCAACAACCAGGTTCATCCGCTGCCGCATGTCCTCCAGTCACTCTATCCGGCTGTACCACAGGAGCCGTTACCGCCACTTCAGATCCAGCGAAAGCCATCGCTGCTGCAGCAACAGCAACAGCAGCAGCCAGTAACAtgaaaggaggaggaggaggtatgGGGAAGACGCAGCAACATCAGCTGGTGCCTCCAGGGTTTCCGTATGTACACGCGGTTCCATCTGCGGTTCAGGTAAAGCCCGTAGATCAGAAGCAGCAAGCTGGTGAGTGA